The Streptomyces sp. Mut1 genome window below encodes:
- a CDS encoding molybdopterin molybdotransferase MoeA: MSGAALAGDRSSDLSGGLPGDRSAGRPADRPAAQPGASSGVGGVARPSEPSGARPGDPSAGQSGSRDAGTSAGSSAGRVSHRPVAAPAPHSNQRPDPAPDHRSAPRDPDPAGAGSRAGSQSAPSGRGLSWGEARVVAGRVGRVGRGRTEWVGLDRALGYVLAEPLVALTDLPSFDTSAMDGWAVAGPGPWSIRADDGILAGHTARDPLPDGDAVRIATGARIPAEATAVVRSEHAHADEAKGLLYAQRPVSQGQDIRPRGQECRSGEHLLPVATVVTPAVLGLAAAAGYDELPVRPRPRVDVLVLGDELLTEGLPHDGLIRDALGPMIGPWVRALGAQVSAPRRLGDDAEALRQALTDSGADLIITTGGTAAGPVDHVHRVLARIGAELLVDGVAVRPGHPMLLARLSPGGPCLVGLPGNPLAAVSGLLTLAGPLLAGLAGRTPDEPYRVAVRDDVHGHPHDTRLVPVVHRAAGEPGTAGGQEHVVPLHYNGPAMLRGIAAADGLAVVEPGGVRSGTEVEILDLPWASAVPWTEGCFT; the protein is encoded by the coding sequence ATGAGTGGCGCCGCCTTGGCGGGTGACCGGTCGAGTGACCTGTCCGGCGGGCTGCCCGGCGATCGGTCCGCCGGCCGCCCTGCCGATCGGCCCGCCGCACAGCCCGGGGCCTCGTCCGGCGTCGGCGGCGTTGCCAGGCCGAGCGAGCCGTCGGGTGCTCGTCCGGGTGACCCGTCCGCCGGGCAGTCCGGCAGCCGGGACGCTGGGACGTCCGCAGGGTCGTCCGCCGGGCGGGTGAGTCACCGGCCCGTCGCCGCTCCCGCTCCCCATAGCAACCAGCGCCCCGACCCCGCCCCCGATCACCGTTCCGCCCCCCGAGACCCCGACCCGGCGGGGGCCGGGTCGCGTGCTGGTTCGCAGAGTGCCCCATCAGGCAGGGGGCTCTCCTGGGGGGAGGCGCGGGTTGTCGCCGGGCGGGTGGGGAGGGTGGGGCGGGGGCGCACCGAGTGGGTGGGGCTTGATCGCGCCCTCGGGTACGTGCTGGCCGAGCCGCTCGTGGCGCTCACCGATCTGCCGTCGTTCGACACCTCGGCCATGGACGGCTGGGCCGTCGCCGGGCCGGGGCCGTGGAGCATCCGGGCGGACGACGGCATCCTCGCCGGGCACACCGCCCGCGACCCGCTGCCCGACGGGGACGCCGTGCGCATCGCCACGGGTGCCCGTATCCCGGCGGAGGCGACCGCCGTCGTCCGCAGCGAGCACGCCCACGCCGACGAGGCCAAGGGGCTGCTGTACGCGCAGCGCCCCGTGAGCCAGGGGCAGGACATCCGGCCGCGCGGTCAGGAGTGCCGGTCGGGCGAGCATCTGCTCCCCGTCGCGACGGTGGTGACCCCCGCCGTCCTCGGGCTGGCCGCGGCCGCCGGGTACGACGAGCTGCCCGTCCGCCCCCGGCCGCGCGTCGACGTTCTGGTCCTCGGCGATGAGCTGCTGACCGAGGGGCTTCCCCACGACGGGCTGATCCGCGACGCGCTCGGACCCATGATCGGCCCCTGGGTGCGCGCGCTGGGGGCCCAGGTCTCCGCACCGCGCCGCCTCGGCGACGACGCGGAGGCCCTGCGGCAGGCGCTCACCGACTCCGGGGCGGACCTGATCATCACGACGGGCGGCACCGCTGCCGGCCCCGTCGACCACGTCCACCGCGTCCTCGCCCGGATCGGCGCCGAACTGCTGGTCGACGGGGTCGCCGTGCGCCCCGGCCACCCCATGCTGCTGGCCAGGCTCTCCCCCGGCGGGCCCTGTCTCGTCGGGCTGCCCGGCAACCCCCTGGCCGCCGTCTCCGGGCTGCTCACCCTGGCCGGGCCGCTTCTTGCCGGACTGGCCGGGCGTACCCCCGACGAGCCCTACCGGGTGGCCGTACGAGACGATGTGCACGGGCATCCACACGACACCCGGCTGGTGCCCGTGGTCCATCGGGCGGCCGGAGAACCCGGAACCGCAGGCGGGCAGGAGCACGTCGTACCACTGCATTACAACGGTCCCGCCATGCTGCGCGGGATTGCCGCCGCGGACGGGTTGGCCGTCGTGGAGCCGGGCGGGGTACGGTCCGGCACCGAGGTGGAGATCCTCGACCTACCGTGGGCCTCGGCGGTGCCGTGGACTGAAGGGTGTTTCACGTGA
- a CDS encoding NAD(P)H-quinone oxidoreductase: protein MHAITIPEPGGPEALVWAEVPDPVPGDGEVLVDVVSSAVNRADVLQRQGFYNPPPGASPYPGLECAGRVSALGPGVTGWAVGDEVCALLAGGGYAEKVAVPAGQLLPVPEGLDLASAAALPEVTATVWSNVFMVAHLRPAETLLVHGGSSGIGTMAIQLAKAVGARVAVTAGGPEKLARCAELGADILIDYREQDFVEEIRKATDGAGADVILDIIGAKYLDRNVQALAVNGRLAIIGLQGGAKGELNLGALLTKRAAVTATSLRGRPLAEKAAIVAAVREHVWPLIAEGVVKPVIDRTVPMRDAAEGHRVMESSAHIGKVLLKPPTAA from the coding sequence ATGCATGCGATCACGATCCCCGAACCCGGTGGCCCCGAGGCGCTCGTGTGGGCCGAGGTGCCCGATCCCGTTCCCGGCGACGGCGAGGTCCTCGTCGATGTCGTGTCCAGCGCGGTCAACCGGGCCGACGTGCTCCAGCGGCAGGGCTTCTACAACCCGCCGCCCGGCGCCTCCCCCTACCCGGGCCTGGAGTGCGCCGGCCGGGTGTCGGCCCTCGGGCCGGGCGTCACCGGCTGGGCCGTCGGCGACGAGGTGTGCGCGCTCCTGGCGGGCGGCGGTTACGCGGAGAAGGTCGCCGTTCCGGCGGGGCAGCTGCTCCCCGTACCCGAAGGGCTGGACCTCGCATCGGCGGCGGCGCTGCCCGAGGTGACGGCGACGGTCTGGTCCAACGTGTTCATGGTGGCCCATCTGCGGCCTGCCGAGACCCTGTTGGTGCACGGCGGCTCCAGCGGCATCGGCACGATGGCGATCCAGCTCGCCAAGGCGGTCGGCGCACGGGTCGCGGTGACGGCCGGCGGGCCCGAGAAGCTGGCACGCTGCGCGGAGCTGGGCGCGGACATCCTGATCGACTACCGCGAACAGGACTTCGTCGAGGAGATCCGCAAGGCCACGGACGGGGCCGGCGCGGACGTCATCCTCGACATCATCGGCGCGAAGTACCTCGACCGGAACGTGCAGGCGCTCGCCGTCAACGGCCGGCTGGCGATCATCGGGCTCCAGGGCGGCGCCAAGGGCGAGCTGAACCTCGGCGCGCTGCTGACCAAGCGGGCGGCCGTCACCGCGACCTCGCTGCGCGGGCGCCCGCTCGCCGAGAAGGCGGCGATCGTCGCGGCGGTGCGCGAGCACGTCTGGCCGCTCATCGCCGAGGGCGTCGTGAAGCCGGTGATCGACCGCACGGTGCCGATGCGGGACGCGGCGGAAGGGCACCGGGTCATGGAGTCCAGCGCGCACATCGGCAAGGTCCTGCTCAAGCCGCCCACCGCCGCCTGA
- a CDS encoding PadR family transcriptional regulator, giving the protein MSIRHGLLALLERGPRYGSQLRTEFESRTGSTWPLNVGQVYTTLSRLERDGLVVQDAEDDQGHALYSISDAGRTELRSWFETPVDRSSPPRDELAIKLAMAVGAPGVDIRAVIQAQRHHTVKAMQDYTRLKAQSLAQAPANRDEVAWLLVVEQLIFQAEAEARWLDHCEARLIRLAEAAAREPEQRTAPATASRPAGRTRARR; this is encoded by the coding sequence ATGTCGATCCGCCACGGGCTTCTCGCCCTCCTGGAGCGAGGGCCGCGCTACGGCTCCCAGCTCCGCACCGAATTCGAATCGCGCACCGGCTCCACCTGGCCGCTCAACGTCGGGCAGGTGTACACGACGCTGAGCAGACTGGAGCGCGACGGCCTGGTCGTCCAGGACGCGGAGGACGACCAGGGTCACGCCCTCTACTCGATCAGCGACGCCGGGCGCACCGAGCTGCGCTCCTGGTTCGAGACGCCGGTCGACCGCAGCAGCCCGCCCCGGGACGAGCTGGCCATCAAGCTCGCCATGGCGGTCGGCGCGCCCGGCGTGGACATCAGGGCCGTCATCCAGGCCCAGCGCCACCACACCGTCAAGGCCATGCAGGACTACACCCGCCTCAAGGCGCAGTCCCTGGCCCAGGCCCCCGCCAACCGGGACGAGGTCGCCTGGCTGCTCGTCGTGGAGCAGCTGATATTCCAGGCCGAGGCCGAGGCCCGGTGGCTGGACCACTGCGAGGCCCGGCTGATCCGCCTCGCCGAGGCCGCCGCCAGGGAGCCGGAGCAGCGCACGGCCCCGGCCACCGCTTCCCGTCCCGCCGGCCGGACCCGCGCGCGCCGCTGA
- a CDS encoding protein kinase domain-containing protein: MSHDGAHGSQGRYAGGSVAGGRYQLRDLLGEGGMASVYLAYDSALDRQVAIKTLHTELGREQSFRERFRREAQAVAKLQHTNIVSVFDTGEDELGGALMPYIVMEYVEGQPLGSVLAADIRSQGAMPADKALKVTADVLAALDTSHEMGLVHRDIKPGNVMVTKRGVVKVMDFGIARAMQSGVTSMTQTGMVVGTPQYLSPEQALGRGVDARSDLYSVGIMLFQLLTGRLPFDADSPLAIAYAHVQEEPVPPSTVNRALTPAMDALVARALKKNPNERFPSAAAMQDEIARVLSAGVQTTAPVIVGDGSVPANSGSGVGSAVFPPVDQSAPAPQSVQTPYQPGPYQSQQQPGPYGPTTPAPAPGPSYGYPQTPAPAYRTGAPMVPMQHQTPPPYTISPQTTATPAGGGSKRNMPVIIGSIVVALVAIGGLITVIAVTGNDDKGGTEASASESPAGEHRDPERNRTMKTEKCTDAIEDSDDPNKVSAPSFLYKDILSARACADAAGWTIKQIKVPGNAYAEDQIIDQFPTPGTAVPETGAHFELRIATGDPA, from the coding sequence ATGAGCCACGACGGCGCACACGGTTCGCAGGGCCGCTACGCGGGCGGTTCGGTTGCCGGCGGCCGCTACCAGCTGCGTGACCTGCTCGGCGAAGGCGGGATGGCGTCCGTATACCTGGCGTACGACTCCGCGCTCGACCGCCAGGTCGCGATCAAGACCCTCCACACCGAGCTGGGCCGCGAGCAGTCCTTCCGGGAGCGCTTCCGCCGCGAGGCCCAGGCCGTCGCCAAGCTCCAGCACACCAACATCGTCTCGGTGTTCGACACCGGCGAGGACGAGCTCGGCGGCGCGCTGATGCCGTACATCGTGATGGAGTACGTCGAGGGACAGCCGCTCGGCTCCGTCCTGGCGGCGGACATCCGCTCCCAGGGCGCGATGCCGGCCGACAAGGCGCTCAAGGTCACGGCCGATGTGCTGGCCGCTCTGGACACCAGCCACGAAATGGGCCTGGTCCACCGCGACATCAAGCCGGGCAACGTGATGGTGACCAAGCGCGGCGTCGTGAAGGTCATGGACTTCGGTATCGCCCGCGCCATGCAGTCGGGCGTCACGTCGATGACGCAGACCGGCATGGTCGTCGGCACCCCGCAGTACCTCTCCCCCGAACAGGCCCTCGGCCGCGGGGTGGACGCGCGCTCCGACCTCTACTCGGTCGGCATCATGCTCTTCCAGCTGCTGACCGGCCGCCTCCCCTTCGACGCGGACTCCCCGCTCGCCATCGCGTACGCGCATGTGCAGGAGGAGCCCGTCCCCCCGTCCACGGTCAACCGCGCGCTGACCCCGGCGATGGACGCCCTCGTCGCCCGCGCGCTCAAGAAGAACCCGAACGAGCGCTTCCCGAGCGCGGCGGCGATGCAGGACGAGATCGCGCGCGTGCTGAGCGCGGGTGTGCAGACCACCGCTCCGGTGATCGTCGGGGACGGCAGCGTCCCGGCGAACAGCGGCTCGGGCGTCGGCTCGGCGGTCTTCCCGCCGGTCGACCAGTCCGCGCCCGCCCCGCAGAGCGTCCAGACGCCCTACCAGCCGGGCCCCTACCAGTCCCAGCAGCAGCCAGGACCGTACGGGCCCACGACGCCGGCCCCCGCCCCGGGACCGTCGTACGGCTACCCGCAGACGCCGGCGCCCGCCTACCGGACCGGCGCGCCCATGGTGCCGATGCAGCACCAGACGCCCCCGCCGTACACGATCTCCCCGCAGACGACGGCCACCCCTGCGGGGGGCGGCTCCAAGCGGAACATGCCGGTGATCATCGGCTCGATCGTCGTCGCGCTGGTCGCCATCGGCGGCCTGATCACGGTCATCGCGGTAACCGGCAACGACGACAAGGGCGGAACCGAGGCTTCGGCGAGCGAGTCCCCCGCCGGCGAGCACCGCGATCCGGAACGCAACCGCACGATGAAGACCGAGAAGTGCACGGACGCCATAGAGGACTCGGACGACCCGAACAAGGTCAGCGCCCCGAGCTTCCTCTACAAGGACATCCTCTCGGCACGCGCCTGCGCGGACGCGGCGGGCTGGACGATCAAGCAGATCAAGGTCCCCGGGAACGCGTACGCGGAGGACCAGATCATCGACCAGTTCCCCACGCCCGGGACGGCGGTGCCGGAGACCGGCGCCCACTTCGAACTGCGCATCGCCACGGGGGACCCCGCGTAG
- a CDS encoding FtsX-like permease family protein encodes MSVFTGWRAALRIARRDALRAKGRSALVVAMIALPVLGVTAADITYRSSDLSAAEQLTARIGAADAMFSDAGMGPIQQMPDGDMYSNEAAGDSEMIGEEVPPIDMRAVFPKGARAISEQSVPASVRTAYGLAGTEIVELKTSDRMARGRIELVEGAFPRGTGEMVATKPFLKSAGLHVGSDITVTASGKKYTITGAIELPADLKAKQLYADPGAVIAPWKAMSDRDKKVPAPHPGPSQWLVEGAGEAGIVWNDVMAANKAGAVVVSRQVFENPPQDSEIPLLRTNPQYGSGYSESAETSAALITVVAMAILEIVLLAGPAFAVGARRSRRQLGLLGTCGGDRGQVRAVVLGGGLVLGGVGAVAGVAAGLLLTVAFRPTIENWAGHRFGSLSMRPTELLIIAVLGLVTGLLAALAPAIVAGRQSVLESLTGRRGVRRSSRVLPITGACVLAVGVAVAVYGGTSGSSTLVSGGSVVAELGLLACIPVIVGLLGRLGRRLPLSPRMALRDAARNRGRTAPAVAAVMAAVAGSVAIATYMSSSVAESDYDHIPMLTEGTVVLSAWDDESAEQLPVARAAVEQNMAVTGGRADISRVWAGSDCNVYYDDDGGGCGTIELVKPSGKGHTCPLNTKGAKELAARLSAEEHRSMMRSPACMDEYISTGSFSADSNNIVVGDASLLATYVKLDDPAAAAALKAGTPVLLNEAYAENGEVTLKSVHTYHDKDKKNRKLHPGPARKSTDRLKVYVAEAEYAATPGIRMILPQRTAERLGLHTQQAGTVYAVSHTPTDAEDQRVSAAIDQAGGGVWVQSDQESRDRDSIILLILTLFAGVVTVGAAAITTGLAKADAEADLTTLSAVGAPPRVRRALSGFQCLVVALTGVLLGTAAGLVPAVALRLVDLRQAMEQMRLQPMESAYTPIVLPWATIGLLAVAVPLLAGVLAAALTRSRLTLARRAG; translated from the coding sequence GTGAGCGTCTTCACGGGGTGGCGTGCCGCCCTCCGGATAGCCCGCCGCGACGCCCTGCGGGCCAAGGGCCGCAGCGCCCTGGTGGTCGCGATGATCGCGCTGCCGGTCCTCGGGGTGACGGCCGCCGACATCACGTACCGCAGTTCGGATCTGAGCGCGGCGGAGCAGCTGACGGCCCGGATCGGCGCGGCCGACGCGATGTTCAGCGACGCGGGCATGGGGCCGATCCAGCAGATGCCCGACGGCGACATGTACAGCAACGAGGCCGCCGGCGACAGCGAGATGATCGGCGAGGAAGTACCGCCGATCGACATGCGGGCGGTGTTCCCCAAGGGCGCGCGGGCGATCAGCGAGCAGTCCGTGCCCGCGAGCGTCAGGACCGCGTACGGGCTGGCCGGCACCGAGATCGTGGAGCTCAAGACCTCGGACCGGATGGCCCGGGGCAGGATCGAGCTCGTCGAGGGCGCGTTCCCGCGCGGCACGGGCGAGATGGTGGCCACGAAGCCGTTCCTGAAGTCGGCGGGCCTGCACGTCGGCTCCGACATCACGGTGACGGCCTCCGGCAAGAAGTACACGATCACCGGTGCGATCGAACTGCCCGCCGACCTGAAGGCGAAGCAGCTGTACGCCGACCCGGGCGCGGTGATCGCCCCCTGGAAGGCCATGTCCGACCGCGACAAGAAGGTGCCGGCGCCCCATCCGGGCCCGTCGCAGTGGCTCGTCGAAGGTGCGGGGGAGGCCGGAATCGTCTGGAACGACGTGATGGCGGCCAACAAGGCCGGCGCTGTCGTCGTCTCCCGGCAGGTCTTCGAGAATCCGCCGCAGGACTCCGAGATCCCACTCCTCCGGACGAACCCGCAGTACGGCTCCGGCTACTCCGAGTCCGCCGAGACCAGCGCCGCCCTCATCACCGTCGTCGCGATGGCGATCCTTGAGATCGTGCTCCTGGCCGGACCGGCGTTCGCTGTCGGTGCGCGCCGCTCCCGGCGCCAGCTGGGCCTGCTCGGCACGTGCGGCGGCGACCGGGGTCAGGTCCGTGCCGTCGTCCTCGGTGGCGGTCTCGTCCTCGGTGGTGTCGGAGCGGTCGCCGGTGTCGCGGCCGGGCTGCTGCTGACGGTGGCGTTCCGGCCGACGATCGAGAACTGGGCCGGGCACCGCTTCGGCTCCCTGTCGATGCGGCCCACCGAACTGCTGATCATCGCCGTGCTGGGCCTGGTCACCGGCCTGCTGGCGGCGCTCGCCCCGGCGATCGTGGCCGGCCGGCAGTCCGTACTGGAATCGCTCACCGGCCGGCGCGGGGTGCGCCGCAGCTCCCGCGTGCTGCCGATCACGGGCGCCTGCGTGCTCGCTGTCGGCGTCGCCGTCGCCGTCTACGGAGGCACCAGCGGCAGTTCCACGCTGGTCTCCGGCGGCTCGGTCGTCGCGGAGCTGGGCCTGCTGGCCTGCATTCCGGTGATCGTCGGGCTGCTGGGCCGGCTCGGCCGCAGGCTCCCGCTCTCGCCCCGGATGGCGCTGCGCGACGCGGCCCGCAACCGCGGCCGCACCGCTCCGGCGGTCGCCGCCGTGATGGCGGCCGTCGCAGGCTCGGTGGCCATCGCCACCTACATGTCCAGCAGCGTGGCCGAGTCCGACTACGACCACATTCCGATGCTGACCGAGGGCACGGTCGTCCTCTCGGCGTGGGACGACGAGTCCGCGGAGCAGCTGCCCGTCGCCCGTGCCGCCGTCGAGCAGAACATGGCGGTGACCGGCGGCCGTGCCGACATCTCCCGCGTCTGGGCGGGCAGCGACTGCAACGTCTACTACGACGACGACGGGGGCGGCTGCGGCACCATCGAGCTGGTCAAGCCCTCCGGCAAGGGCCACACCTGCCCGCTCAACACCAAGGGCGCCAAGGAGCTCGCCGCCCGGCTGTCCGCCGAGGAGCACCGCTCGATGATGCGGTCCCCCGCCTGTATGGACGAGTACATCTCCACGGGGTCCTTCAGCGCGGACTCCAACAACATCGTCGTGGGCGACGCGTCCCTGCTCGCCACGTACGTGAAGCTCGACGACCCGGCCGCCGCCGCTGCCCTGAAGGCCGGCACGCCCGTCCTGCTCAACGAGGCGTACGCGGAGAACGGCGAGGTCACCCTCAAGTCCGTCCACACGTACCACGACAAGGACAAGAAGAACCGCAAGCTGCACCCCGGCCCGGCCCGCAAGTCCACGGACCGGCTGAAGGTGTACGTGGCAGAGGCCGAGTACGCCGCCACGCCCGGCATCCGCATGATCCTCCCGCAGCGGACCGCGGAGCGCCTCGGCCTGCACACCCAGCAGGCGGGCACGGTGTACGCCGTCAGCCACACGCCCACGGACGCCGAGGACCAGCGCGTCTCGGCCGCCATCGACCAGGCCGGCGGCGGGGTCTGGGTGCAGTCCGACCAGGAGTCCCGAGACCGGGACAGCATCATCCTGCTGATCCTCACCCTGTTCGCCGGAGTGGTGACGGTGGGCGCGGCCGCGATCACCACGGGTCTCGCCAAGGCCGACGCCGAAGCCGACCTGACCACGCTCAGCGCGGTGGGCGCGCCCCCGCGGGTGCGACGGGCCCTCTCCGGCTTCCAGTGCCTGGTGGTGGCGCTCACCGGGGTGCTGCTCGGGACGGCCGCGGGTCTGGTGCCCGCGGTGGCGCTGCGCCTGGTCGACCTGCGCCAGGCGATGGAGCAGATGCGGCTCCAGCCCATGGAGTCCGCGTACACGCCGATCGTGCTGCCCTGGGCGACCATCGGCCTGCTGGCCGTGGCGGTCCCGCTGCTCGCGGGCGTACTCGCGGCGGCGCTCACCCGCTCGCGGCTGACCCTGGCACGGCGGGCCGGCTGA
- a CDS encoding potassium channel family protein, protein MARRADEQVVPTRVMLPRRVVDGPARQVAKRLMMALVVLAVTVFIVWVDRSGYHDAADGKVDLLDAVYYATVTLSTTGYGDITPYSDGARLTNVVLVTPLRVLFLIILVGTTLEVLTERTREDFRLKRWRTNLRDHTVVVGFGTKGRSAIQTLCATGLSKEQIVVVDPASKVIEIANAEGFTGVLGDATRSDVLRRAELQKARQIIIATQRDDTAVLVALTARQLNRGAKIVAAVREEENAPLLRQSGADAVITSASAAGRLLGLSVLSPSAGTVMEDLIQQGSGLDLVERPVIKAEVGKNVRETDDLVVNVLRGHRLLGYDDPAASPLQLTDRLITIVRASNEPPPNPLHQPLPRP, encoded by the coding sequence ATGGCCAGGCGGGCCGACGAACAGGTCGTCCCCACTCGGGTGATGCTTCCGCGCCGGGTCGTGGACGGACCGGCGCGCCAGGTGGCCAAGCGGCTGATGATGGCTCTGGTCGTGCTGGCCGTCACCGTGTTCATCGTCTGGGTCGACCGCAGCGGCTACCACGACGCGGCCGACGGCAAGGTCGATCTGCTGGACGCGGTGTACTACGCGACCGTCACCCTCTCCACCACCGGGTACGGCGACATCACTCCGTACAGCGACGGCGCACGGCTCACCAATGTGGTGCTCGTGACACCGCTGCGCGTGCTCTTCCTCATCATCCTGGTCGGCACCACTCTTGAGGTCCTCACGGAGCGGACCCGGGAGGACTTCCGGCTGAAGCGTTGGAGAACCAACTTGCGTGACCACACTGTCGTTGTCGGCTTCGGCACGAAGGGTCGCTCGGCCATCCAGACCCTGTGCGCCACCGGGCTGAGCAAGGAACAGATCGTCGTAGTCGACCCGGCGTCCAAGGTGATCGAGATCGCCAACGCCGAGGGGTTCACCGGCGTTCTCGGGGACGCGACGCGCAGCGATGTGCTGCGCCGTGCCGAGCTCCAGAAGGCGCGTCAGATCATCATCGCCACCCAGCGCGACGACACCGCCGTCCTGGTCGCGCTGACCGCCCGCCAGCTCAACCGCGGAGCGAAGATCGTGGCCGCGGTGCGCGAGGAGGAGAACGCGCCGCTGCTGCGGCAGTCCGGTGCGGACGCCGTCATCACCAGTGCCAGTGCGGCGGGCCGGCTACTCGGGCTCTCGGTGCTCAGCCCCAGTGCGGGCACGGTGATGGAGGACCTCATCCAGCAGGGCAGCGGGCTCGACCTCGTGGAACGCCCGGTCATAAAGGCCGAGGTGGGCAAGAACGTGCGGGAGACCGACGACCTCGTGGTCAACGTCCTGCGCGGGCACCGGCTGCTCGGTTACGACGATCCGGCGGCCAGCCCCTTGCAGCTGACGGACCGGCTGATCACCATCGTCCGTGCGTCGAACGAGCCGCCGCCCAACCCGCTGCACCAGCCCCTCCCGCGCCCCTGA
- a CDS encoding bacterial proteasome activator family protein, whose amino-acid sequence MEMPRNERSQEHPQVLVVGQDGMAIGGGGTDDESREVPVTEMVEQPAKVMRIGSMIKQLLEEVRAAPLDEASRVRLKEIHAGSVKELEDGLAPELVEELERLSLPFTEDSVPSEAELRIAQAQLVGWLEGLFHGIQTALFAQQMAARAQLEQMRRALPPGSGHEEEDGGADPHGPLRSGPYL is encoded by the coding sequence ATGGAGATGCCGAGGAATGAACGGTCGCAGGAGCACCCCCAGGTCCTCGTGGTGGGCCAGGACGGAATGGCGATCGGCGGCGGTGGCACTGACGACGAGTCGCGGGAGGTCCCGGTGACGGAGATGGTCGAACAGCCCGCGAAGGTCATGCGCATCGGCAGCATGATCAAGCAGCTCCTGGAGGAGGTCAGGGCGGCTCCTCTCGACGAGGCGAGCCGAGTCCGTCTCAAGGAGATCCACGCCGGTTCGGTCAAGGAGCTGGAGGACGGCCTCGCGCCGGAGCTGGTGGAGGAACTGGAGCGGCTTTCGCTTCCGTTCACCGAGGACTCGGTCCCCTCCGAGGCGGAGCTGCGGATCGCCCAGGCCCAGCTGGTGGGCTGGCTGGAGGGCCTGTTCCACGGCATCCAGACCGCCTTGTTCGCCCAGCAGATGGCGGCCCGCGCCCAGCTGGAGCAGATGCGCCGTGCCCTGCCGCCGGGCAGCGGGCACGAGGAGGAGGACGGCGGCGCCGACCCCCACGGCCCGCTCCGCTCGGGGCCGTACCTGTAG
- a CDS encoding ABC transporter ATP-binding protein gives MSLHVPSPSAPPLTVDTPVLELRSLIRTHGTGIAEVHALRGISLSVHAGELVAVMGPSGSGKSTLLTLAGGLDTASGGQVIIEGQDISTLGRKGIAALRRRSVGYVFQDYNLIPALTAAENIALPRELDGVSVRKARKEARAALEEMNLLEIADRFPDEMSGGQQQRVAIARALVGDRRLVLADEPTGALDSETGEAVLALLRNRCDQGAAGVMVTHEPRYAAWADRVVFLRDGSIVDQTLTAGADSLLAAGGAE, from the coding sequence ATGTCCCTGCACGTTCCGTCGCCATCCGCACCGCCTTTGACGGTGGACACACCGGTCCTCGAACTCCGCTCCCTCATCCGCACGCACGGCACCGGCATCGCCGAGGTGCACGCGCTGCGCGGCATCAGCCTCTCGGTGCACGCCGGTGAACTCGTCGCCGTGATGGGCCCGTCCGGCTCGGGCAAGTCGACTCTGCTGACCCTCGCCGGCGGGCTCGACACCGCGAGCGGCGGCCAGGTGATCATCGAGGGCCAGGACATCTCCACGCTCGGCCGCAAGGGCATCGCCGCCCTGCGCCGCCGCAGCGTCGGCTACGTCTTCCAGGACTACAACCTGATCCCCGCCCTGACCGCCGCCGAGAACATCGCCCTGCCGCGCGAACTCGACGGGGTCTCCGTGCGCAAGGCCCGTAAGGAGGCACGGGCCGCCCTGGAGGAGATGAACCTCCTGGAGATCGCGGACCGCTTCCCCGACGAGATGTCCGGCGGCCAGCAGCAGCGCGTCGCCATCGCCCGCGCGCTGGTGGGGGACCGGCGCCTGGTGCTCGCCGACGAGCCGACCGGGGCCCTGGACTCCGAGACCGGCGAGGCCGTCCTCGCCCTGCTGCGCAACCGCTGCGACCAGGGCGCGGCCGGGGTGATGGTCACGCACGAACCGCGCTACGCGGCCTGGGCCGACCGGGTCGTCTTCCTCCGGGACGGTTCGATCGTCGACCAGACACTGACCGCAGGGGCCGACTCGCTGCTGGCCGCCGGAGGAGCCGAGTGA